One genomic region from Reichenbachiella ulvae encodes:
- a CDS encoding ATP-binding protein: MKIILSLIFLSTVLNFSSPLLGKCMSFSNSKNLSVDTVISITDQPDGNYESALATNKKLIETQNRLIQVFYLILTALAVSLFILYNNYKKKVRLALELKTKNEEIESMNEEIQSFNEELSSANEELASQKSTLESTVTELQETQRQLVHAEKMSVLGTLVAGVAHEINNPLNFIQSGANGLKNSLMPILVKLKTDDPSNLSEKDELTIQQFYDCVDMGVNRINGIVKSLGNFSRNTNNFQEECDLVKITEDTLTILSNEYTHRIDIKKDYPEEPAIIIANQSRIYQIISNLLSNSIQAIHNEGEIEISIKSVNEIYSITVRDNGEGMSPNLQKKIFEPFFTTKPSSKGIGLGLALTLNIIEELNGTIHVESEIGEGTEVIVALPKSHVTKE, translated from the coding sequence ATGAAAATAATACTTTCACTCATTTTCCTCTCCACCGTACTCAATTTTTCTTCTCCATTATTGGGGAAATGCATGTCTTTTTCTAATTCAAAAAATCTATCTGTAGACACCGTCATTTCAATAACCGATCAGCCTGATGGCAACTATGAATCCGCACTAGCAACCAACAAAAAACTCATTGAAACTCAAAACAGACTTATCCAAGTCTTTTACTTGATATTAACTGCGCTGGCCGTTTCACTTTTCATATTGTACAACAATTACAAAAAGAAAGTAAGATTAGCTCTGGAACTGAAAACTAAGAATGAGGAGATTGAATCAATGAACGAAGAAATTCAATCCTTCAACGAAGAGCTTTCTTCTGCCAATGAAGAATTGGCTTCCCAGAAAAGCACTTTGGAATCTACAGTAACTGAACTTCAAGAAACCCAACGTCAACTAGTCCATGCGGAAAAAATGAGTGTGCTGGGCACACTAGTAGCAGGCGTAGCACACGAAATCAACAACCCTCTCAACTTCATCCAGTCAGGAGCGAATGGACTCAAGAACTCCCTGATGCCGATATTGGTTAAGCTTAAGACTGATGACCCTTCAAACCTTTCGGAAAAAGACGAATTAACCATTCAGCAGTTTTATGATTGTGTAGACATGGGGGTTAATCGCATCAATGGAATTGTAAAAAGCCTTGGCAACTTTAGTAGAAACACGAACAACTTTCAGGAAGAATGCGATCTGGTCAAGATCACCGAAGACACACTCACTATTTTAAGTAATGAGTACACCCATCGAATCGATATCAAAAAGGACTACCCTGAAGAACCTGCCATTATAATAGCGAATCAAAGTCGAATCTATCAGATCATTTCCAATTTGCTGAGCAATTCCATCCAAGCCATTCACAACGAAGGAGAAATTGAAATTAGCATTAAGTCAGTCAATGAAATTTACTCCATTACCGTCCGTGACAATGGCGAAGGAATGAGTCCCAATCTACAGAAAAAGATTTTCGAACCTTTCTTTACCACCAAACCAAGCTCGAAAGGCATTGGTCTGGGCCTGGCTTTAACTCTAAATATCATTGAGGAGCTGAACGGAACTATTCATGTGGAATCAGAAATAGGTGAAGGAACAGAAGTAATTGTCGCCTTACCAAAATCTCATGTAACGAAGGAATAA